A window from Pleuronectes platessa chromosome 6, fPlePla1.1, whole genome shotgun sequence encodes these proteins:
- the tead3a gene encoding transcriptional enhancer factor TEF-5 yields the protein MKKRDGARLDRLVRRAGSVVGMELYSLISVAERRTRNKLLDIMDNTHHPLHSTLTRQRSTFSGSLISQSCSTDRARRSFIPKAIRLSLMSWEEFAWLGSTKLLRVLALDATPLCVFLRALIPHENSYLAFRRFFSPLSQTRSSFVVAGESRRLLRWERPAEEVAVCPEERGRGAVVRCVVAGAVIIASEWSCRGSPDGAQEEGADGEGLADGADRALDGDPEGVWSPDIEQSFQEALAIYPPCGRRKIILSDEGKMYGRNELIARYIKLRTGKTRTRKQVSSHIQVLARKRVREYQASIKAMNLDQVSKDKALQTVANLSSAQIVSASVMKPQTPFPPPVRFWPGPMPGQPGHSQDIKPFAQPPYTTIPAPVPAPISYEPLPPHRPAAIAAPVWQDRTIASAKLRLLEFSAFMETQRDREAYKHLFVHIGPSNPSYNDPVLESIDVRQIYDKFSEKKGGLKELFEKGPHNAFFLVKFWADLSSDVEEGSSAFYGVSSQYSGTDNITISVSTKVCSFGKQVVEKVETEYAHLEGGKYVFRIHRSPMCEYMINFIHKLKHLPEKYMMNSVLENFTILQVVSNRETQETLLCIAFVFEVSTSEHGAQYHVYRLVND from the exons ATGAAGAAGAGAGATGGTGCAAGGCTGGACAGACTGGTGAGGAGAGCTGGCTCTGTGGTGGGCATGGAGCTGTACTCCCTCATATCAGTAGCAGAAAGAAGGACCCGAAACAAACTGCTGGACATCATGGACAACACTCATCACCCCCTGCATAGTACACTGACCAGGCAGAGGAGCACATTCAGTGGCAGCCTGATTTCTCAGTCCTGCTCCACAGACAGAGCGAGGAGGTCATTTATCCCCAAGGCCATACGACT GAGTCTGATGTCATGGGAGGAGTTTGCGTGGTTGGGATCCACAAAACTTTTGCGTGTGCTCGCTCTCGACGCCACGCCTCTGTGCGTTTTCCTCCGCGCGTTAATTCCACACGAAAACTCATACTTGGCATTCCGCCGTTTTTTCTCCCCCCTGTCACAAACACGATCATCTTTTGTTGTCGCCGGTGAATCGCGGAGGCTTCTGCGGTGGGAACGACCCGCCGAGGAGGTCGCTGTGTGTCCGGAGGAGCGGGGCAGGGGAGCCGTTGTGAG GTGTGTTGTGGCCGGAGCCGTCATCATTGCGTCGGAGTGGAGTTGCCGTGGCAGCCCTGACGGGGCGCAGGAGGAGGGTGCCGATGGAGAGGGACTGGCTGATGGGGCAGACCGTGCATTGGACGGCGACCCTGAGGGAGTATGGAGTCCAGACATCGAGCAGAGCTTTCAGGAAGCTCTGGCCATCTACCCTCCCTGTGGCAGGAGGAAGATCATACTGTCAGACGAGGGGAAGATGTATG GTCGAAATGAGCTGATAGCTCGTTATATTAAGCTACGAACAGGGAagacacgcacacgcaaacaG GTGTCTAGTCACATTCAGGTTCTGGCACGCAAGAGGGTACGAGAATACCAGGCGAGCATCAAG GCCATGAACTTG GACCAGGTTTCCAAAGACAAGGCTCTGCAGACAGTAGCCAACCTCTCATCAGCTCAGATTGTGTCTGCGAGTGTAATGAAACCCCAGACTCCCTTTCCTCCACCAgtcaga TTTTGGCCCGGCCCTATGCCAGGACAGCCTGGACATTCTCAGGA CATTAAGCCCTTTGCACAGCCACCATACACTACAATACCAGCCCCTGTCCCAGCTCCAATCA GTTATGAGCCCCTACCGCCCCATCGCCCTGCAGCTATAGCGGCGCCTGTATGGCAAGACAGAACCATCGCCTCTGCAAAACTACGGCTACTGGAGTTCTCTGCTTTTATGGAgacgcagagagacagagaggcg TATAAACACCTTTTCGTGCACATTGGCCCATCGAACCCGAGCTACAACGACCCTGTTTTGGAGTCCATAGACGTGAGGCAGATTTATGACAAGTTCTCTGAGAAGAAGGGCGGCCTAAAGGAGCTGTTTGAAAAAGGGCCGCACAATGCCTTCTTCCTCGTCAAGTTCTGG GCGGATCTGAGCAGTGACGTTGAGGAGGGTTCCAGTGCTTTCTATGGTGTGAGCAGTCAGTACAGCGGAACAGATAACATCACTATCAGCGTCTCGACAAAGGTCTGCTCCTTTGGTAAACAGGTGGTGGAGAAGGTTGAG ACGGAATATGCACATCTGGAAGGAGGAAAGTACGTGTTCCGCATCCATCGGTCGCCCATGTGTGAATACATGATCAACTTCATCCATAAACTCAAACACCTGCCGGAGAAATACATGATGAACAGTGTACTGGAGAACTTCACCATCCTACAG GTGGTGTccaacagagaaacacaggagACTCTGCTGTGCATCGCCTTTGTGTTTGAAGTGTCCACCAGTGAACATGGAGCGCAGTACCATGTTTATAGACTAGTTAACGACTAG